The Castor canadensis chromosome X, mCasCan1.hap1v2, whole genome shotgun sequence genome includes a region encoding these proteins:
- the LOC109675685 gene encoding melanoma-associated antigen B4-like codes for MPRGQKSKLRYRAKRQQARGENQDQSGAVPTAQETTESSPSCPPVEKRNPQSSPVACTPQESLGIVSFSSPDASASRECCDVGAQNPNAGANEKSSSTSQDASSTQRMRIDPLGRRATMLVQFLLERYKMKEPVKQADMLKVVSRKYKQHFPDLFRKSCELMELIFGIEVQEVNPSTYSLVSKLGLSIEGSRGLPKTGIIMTLLGVIFMRGNRATEEEMWHFLNALGIYAGQRHLIFGEPRKLITKDLVQEKYLEYRQTPGSDPPSYEFLWGSRALAETSKMKVLEILAKINDTDPRAFPVLYDEALRDQAARAGGRAAAGTHTIAQARVPCKSMSFCASQN; via the coding sequence ATGCCAAGAGGGCAGAAGAGTAAGCTCCGCTACAGAGCCAAGCGTCAACAGGCACGTGGGGAGAACCAGGATCAGAGTGGTGCAGTACCTACTGCACAGGAGACCACAGAGTCCTCCCCCTCCTGTCCTCCTGTTGAGAAGAGAAATCCCCAGAGCTCCCCTGTTGCTTGCACTCCTCAGGAGAGTCTGGGAATAGTAAGCTTTAGCTCTCCTGATGCAAGTGCTTCCCGGGAGTGCTGTGATGTAGGTGCCCAGAATCCTAATGCAGGTGCAAATGAGAAAAGTTCAAGCACTTCCCAGGATGCATCCTCCACTCAGAGAATGCGTATAGATCCACTTGGTAGGAGGGCAACTATGTTGGTGCAGTTTCTGCTGGAGAGGTATAAAATGAAGGAGCCTGTTAAGCAGGCAGATATGCTGAAGGTGGTCAGCAGGAAGTACAAGCAGCACTTCCCTGACCTCTTCAGGAAATCCTGTGAGCTCATGGAGCTGATCTTTGGCATTGAGGTGCAGGAAGTCAACCCCAGCACTTATTCCCTTGTCAGCAAGCTGGGCCTCTCCATTGAGGGTAGTAGGGGCTTGCCCAAGACCGGTATCATCATGACACTCCTGGGTGTGATCTTCATGAGGGGCAACCGGGCCACTGAGGAAGAGATGTGGCATTTCCTCAATGCCTTGGGGATATATGCAGGGCAGAGGCACTTAATCTTTGGGGAACCTCGGAAGCTAATTACCAAAGATTTGGTTCAGGAAAAGTACCTGGAGTACCGTCAGACACCTGGCAGTGATCCTCCTAGCTATGAATTCCTGTGGGGTTCCAGAGCCCTAGCTGAAACTAGCAAAATGAAAGTCCTGGAAATTTTGGCGAAGATCAATGATACGGACCCCAGGGCTTTCCCTGTTCTATATGATGAGGCGTTGAGAGATCAGGCAGCAAGAGCAGGAGGGAGGGCTGCAGCTGGTACCCACACCATTGCCCAGGCTAGGGTTCCTTGCAAATCCATGTCCTTCTGTGCCTCCCAAAATTAG